Proteins encoded together in one Chelonoidis abingdonii isolate Lonesome George chromosome 1, CheloAbing_2.0, whole genome shotgun sequence window:
- the LOC116835050 gene encoding tubulin alpha-1C chain, giving the protein MRECLSIHIGQAGVQMGNACWELYCLEHGIQPDGTIPGGKAAKPIEPETEQVDSSFETFFCETASGKHVPRAVFIDLEPTVIDEIRIGNYRALFHPEQLISGKEDAANNYARGHYTIGKEIIDTVLGRVRKMADQCSGLQGFLVFHSFGGGTGSGFTSLLMERLSVEYSKKSKLEFSVYPAPQVSTAVVEPYNSILTTHTTLEHSDCSFMVDNEAIYDICNRNLDIERPTYTNLNRLIGQIVSSVTASLRFNGALNVDLIEFQTNLVPYPRIHFPLTTYAPIISAEKAYHEQLSVPEITNACFEFSNQMVKCDPRRGKYMACCLLYRGDVVPKDVNAAIAAIKTRRSIQFVDWCPTGFKVGINYQPPTVVPGGDLAKVQRAVCMLSNTTAIAEAWARLDHKFDLMYAKRAFVHWYVGEGMEEGEFSEAREDMAALEKDYEEVGRDSADGDEADEDEY; this is encoded by the exons AGGGAGTGTCTTTCTATCCATATTGGCCAGGCTGGGGTCCAGATGGGCAACGCCTGTTGGGAGCTGTATTGTCTAGAACATGGAATCCAGCCGGATGGGACCATTCCCGGCGGCAAGGCAGCTAAACCGATAGAGCCAGAGACTGAACAAGTGGATTCTTCTTTTGAGACTTTCTTCTGTGAGACTGCATCAGGAAAGCATGTGCCCAGAGCTGTGTTCATTGACCTGGAACCCACGGTCATCG ATGAGATCCGAATTGGCAACTACCGTGCACTCTTCCATCCTGAGCAGCTCATTAGCGGCAAAGAGGACGCTGCCAACAACTACGCCCGGGGCCACTACACCATTGGGAAGGAAATCATTGATACGGTGTTGGGTAGAGTCCGCAAAATG GCTGACCAATGCAGTGGCCTTCAAGGCTTCCTGGTCTTCCACAGCTTCGGAGGAGGCACAGGCTCTGGATTCACATCCCTCTTGATGGAGCGCCTGTCAGTAGAGTACAGCAAGAAGTCCAAGCTGGAGTTCTCTGTGTACCCTGCCCCACAGGTCTCCACTGCGGTGGTGGAACCCTACAATTCCATCCTGACCACCCACACCACACTGGAGCACTCGGACTGTTCTTTCATGGTGGACAATGAGGCCATTTACGACATCTGCAACCGGAACCTTGATATTGAGCGTCCCACTTACACCAACTTGAACAGGCTGATAGGACAGATAGTGTCATCTGTCACTGCTTCCCTGAGATTCAATGGTGCATTAAATGTTGATCTAATAGAATTCCAAACTAATTTGGTGCCCTATCCCCGCATACATTTCCCCCTCACTACCTATGCACCCATAATTTCTGCAGAGAAAGCCTACCACGAGCAGCTTTCGGTGCCTGAAATCACCAACGCTTGCTTCGAGTTCTCCAACCAGATGGTGAAATGTGACCCTCGCCGAGGCAAATACATGGCTTGCTGCCTGCTGTACCGGGGCGATGTGGTGCCCAAGGATGTGAATGCAGCTATAGCAGCCATCAAAACCAGGAGGTCCATCCAGTTTGTGGACTGGTGCCCAACTGGGTTTAAAGTGGGCATCAATTACCAGCCTCCCACCGTGGTGCCAGGGGGAGACCTGGCTAAAGTTCAGCGGGCCGTCTGCATGCTGAGCAACACCACGGCTATTGCAGAAGCCTGGGCCCGTCTGGATCACAAGTTTGACCTGATGTACGCAAAACGGGCCTTTGTGCATtggtatgtgggggaggggatggaggagggggagttcTCCGAAGCCAGGGAGGACATGGCTGCTCTAGAGAAGGACTATGAGGAAGTTGGCAGGGACTCTGCCGATGGGGATGAGGCAGATGAAGATGAGTATTAA